A stretch of the Capsicum annuum cultivar UCD-10X-F1 chromosome 10, UCD10Xv1.1, whole genome shotgun sequence genome encodes the following:
- the LOC107844964 gene encoding uncharacterized protein LOC107844964 → MKRCSHLYSAAIYYRMHSYYMFASILPKIPNIQGQQIRAAVYEDDIAYYADKLVLLNTYLISAARVKDSPKSYARTIHTFYWILDKETIVERINPNDEIEKPLPPPTKLNLTPLANVAQLTPIPSTENGRTQNRCRNITIANDHCESEKVLPLTIDQRIPKKVRPLATSEKKMEPTIVKSESSSAALALEWSR, encoded by the exons ATGAAGAGATGCTCCCACCTATATAGTGCTGCTATATACTATCGTATGCATAGTTATTATATGTTTGCCTCCATTTTACCGAAGATTCCAAATATACAGGGCCAACAAATTAGGGCTGCTGTGTATGAAGATGACATCGCATATTATGCGGACAAGTTAGTCCTCCTCAACACCTACTTGATCTCAGCTGCACGGGTAAAGGATTCGCCAAAATCATATGCTCGGACAATACATACATTTTACTGGATACTTGATAAGGAAACAATAGTTGAACGTATCAACCCCAATGATGAGATTGAGAAGCCTTTGCCACCGCCGACTAAGCTGAATCTCACGCCTTTAGCCAATGTTGCTCAGCTGACACCCATTCCCTCTACAGAAAATG GTCGCACTCAAAATAGGTGTCGAAACATCACCATAGCTAACGATCA TTGTGAATCAGAAAAAGTTCTGCCACTGACTATTGACCAGAGAATTCCTAAGAAGGTCAGGCCACTTGCCACAAGCGAGAAGAAAATGGAACCAACGATAGTTAAATCTGAATCTTCAAGTGCTGCACTAGCACTTGAATGGTCACGCTAG